A stretch of the Alnus glutinosa chromosome 6, dhAlnGlut1.1, whole genome shotgun sequence genome encodes the following:
- the LOC133870276 gene encoding uncharacterized protein LOC133870276 has protein sequence MATTKGKDSSNLGKEKRVTSPPNSRTAITKCRPKTPTTSTVHHKASSTTTEKQVPSYLRPTISSRHDQSLRYVKKSGPEAPSLNRRRSFETASPPASRLQSSFASPSPRERTVTVRSTSFSQKTTSSLKPVVERTSKTPKAGKSQLSYARVTKKRTSTPPATKKETNASASAIAPQDVDITENFSLDTEQDEEEFLVHEVEDINVEVEDPSEVAKCENDELSNVADSEVNKGEDEKVKLCDIPEVPEEKGNQTADIHESGDKLQEEKAENQPEGEENIGSNEIHLEESSVASDQATIDQVKEDKGEEGTAEDKESVDENKREENLEDEKEAVDGGSGEPILKEEENVEGVSVEETKSEVAADNIEISSKEEQNLDGGVDAVTKPEEANSTTAMSSKRQVGSAGKKESPPAYNDVIEETASKLLEKRKNKVKALVGAFETVIDKEASSK, from the coding sequence atggcaacTACAAAAGGGAAAGACAGTAGCAACCTAGGGAAGGAGAAGAGGGTCACATCCCCTCCAAATTCTCGCACCGCAATCACAAAATGTCGTCCCAAAACACCCACCACAAGCACTGTTCATCACAAGGCTTCCTCAACTACAACTGAAAAGCAAGTCCCAAGCTACCTCCGGCCAACGATAAGCTCACGCCATGATCAATCTCTCAGGTACGTGAAGAAATCTGGCCCCGAGGCACCCAGTCTCAATCGGAGAAGATCTTTCGAGACAGCATCGCCGCCGGCTTCCAGGCTACAAAGTTCATTTGCCTCCCCCAGCCCTCGAGAGAGAACAGTAACAGTTCGTTCTACATCGTTTTCACAAAAAACCACCAGTTCTCTAAAACCCGTTGTGGAGAGGACTTCCAAAACCCCCAAGGCTGGAAAATCGCAGCTGTCATATGCAAGGGTAACGAAGAAGAGAACGAGTACTCCTCCTGCCACTAAGAAGGAaactaatgcttctgcttcggCAATAGCTCCACAGGATGTGGATATAACGGAAAATTTTAGTCTTGATACCGAGCAAGATGAGGAAGAGTTTTTGGTTCATGAGGTTGAAGACATTAATGTAGAGGTGGAAGATCCTTCTGAAGTAGCAAAATGCGAAAATGATGAGCTTAGTAATGTTGCAGACTCTGAGGTTAACAAAGGTGAAGATGAGAAAGTCAAGCTTTGTGACATCCCTGAAGTTCCAGAAGAAAAAGGGAATCAAACTGCTGATATTCATGAATCTGGAGATAaattacaagaagaaaaagctGAGAATCAACCCGAAGGAGAAGAGAATATTGGGAGCAATGAGATTCACCTAGAAGAGAGTAGTGTGGCAAGTGATCAGGCAACAATTGATCAGGTCAAAGAAGATAAAGGAGAAGAAGGTACTGCTGAAGACAAAGAGTCTGTGGATGAAAACAAGCGTGAGGAAAACTTGGAGGATGAGAAAGAAGCGGTGGATGGGGGAAGCGGGGAGCCTATtttgaaggaagaagaaaatgtgGAGGGTGTCAGCGTTGAAGAAACAAAGTCAGAAGTGGCGGCGGATAATATAGAAATATCATCCAAGGAAGAACAAAATCTCGATGGTGGCGTTGATGCAGTTACAAAGCCCGAGGAGGCGAATAGTACTACGGCAATGTCATCGAAGCGGCAAGTGGGATCCGCCGGGAAAAAGGAATCTCCTCCGGCGTATAATGATGTTATTGAGGAGACTGCAAGCAAGCTGTTggagaagaggaagaacaaGGTGAAAGCACTGGTTGGGGCATTTGAGACTGTCATAGACAAAGAAGCCTCATCCAAATGA
- the LOC133871487 gene encoding uncharacterized protein LOC133871487, translated as MGRESWIEIGRRLKKAVKKFKLLLTFNVRLWCLRSTVGRSSYSRRLSFDDRLALYGCIEEDKLEGGRSVTTGIQRASSFGSDDDIDKRAEIFIANFRRQLRFERQVSLDQLSYSTRLKY; from the coding sequence ATGGGTAGAGAGAGCTGGATAGAGATAGGCCGTCGCCTCAAGAAGgcagtgaagaaattcaaacttTTGCTTACCTTTAACGTGAGGCTATGGTGCTTGCGTTCGACTGTCGGTAGATCTTCCTACAGCCGCCGGCTAAGCTTTGACGACCGACTGGCCTTGTATGGATGCATCGAGGAAGACAAATTGGAAGGAGGTCGTTCGGTGACGACTGGGATTCAACGAGCGAGCAGTTTTGGTTCGGACGATGATATTGATAAGAGGGCGGAGATTTTCATTGCAAACTTCCGTCGGCAGCTTCGTTTCGAAAGACAGGTTTCTTTGGACCAGCTAAGTTACAGTACTAGATTGAAGTATTAG